A single region of the Cucumis melo cultivar AY chromosome 3, USDA_Cmelo_AY_1.0, whole genome shotgun sequence genome encodes:
- the LOC103485611 gene encoding uncharacterized protein LOC103485611, producing the protein MKIRLLLLVFLCFLFHMCYSSVTIVVDGVSDWKDPSVHIGDSIIFKHKFHYELFIFRDQRAFDLCNYTHATLLTKPNSTSFMWHPSRLGIFFFSFNNGSKSSCNGSQKFAVKVSASSPPQSSHLSPHNPPMAAPAPVSNGVLPSTPAYPWPFHPRQGASSPSPSPGMPPSASVPLTVPAKGGGMAFINSNPAVPLPTGEVDTATIRPLQTSNDGTHRNVQVIMAIPLLLKMTLISILFL; encoded by the exons ATGAAGATCCGTTTATTGTTGCTTGTGTTCTTGTGTTTTTTGTTTCATATGTGTTACTCTTCTGTTACCATTGTTGTTGATGGTGTTTCAGATTGGAAAGATCCCTCTGTCCATATTGGAGATTCCATCA TTTTCAAGCACAAGTTTCATTATGAGCTCTTCATTTTCCGTGATCAAAGAGCTTTTGATCTTTGCAATTACACTCATGCCACTCTTCTCACCAAACCCAATTCCACTTCATTCATg TGGCATCCATCAAGGCTTggcattttcttcttttccttcaacAATGGCTCTAAAAGCTCTTGCAATGGCTCTCAAAAGTTTGCTGTGAAGGTCTCTGCTTCATCTCCGCCTCAAAGTTCCCACCTTTCTCCACATAACCCTCCAATGGCGGCTCCGGCACCGGTTTCCAATGGAGTTTTGCCGTCTACTCCGGCATACCCTTGGCCGTTTCACCCTCGGCAGGGGGCGTCGTCGCCAAGTCCGTCGCCGGGAATGCCGCCGAGTGCTAGTGTGCCGTTGACGGTGCCGGCGAAAGGAGGAGGTATGGCGTTTATTAACAGTAATCCGGCGGTTCCACTTCCCACCGGCGAAGTGGATACGGCCACTATTCGACCTTTGCAAACATCGAACGATGGAACTCATAGG AATGTGCAGGTAATTATGGCAATTCCTCTTCTACTTAAAATGACTTTAATTTCAATCTTGTTTctatag
- the LOC127148600 gene encoding uncharacterized protein LOC127148600, with amino-acid sequence MVFLKVVPMEGVLRFEKKGKLSLRFVGSFEILERIDPIAYRLALPPYFSAVHDVFHVSMLRQYMADPTHVVDFKPLHINENLSYKEQPVKILARDIKMLRNRGIALVKVLWRNHGAEEATWKRQDDMRA; translated from the coding sequence atggtttttctgaaggtaGTACCTATGGAGGGTGTtttgaggttcgagaagaagggaaAGCTAAGTCTACGTTTTGTAGGGTCATTTGAGATACTTGAGCGAATTGACCCCATAGCATATCGTTTGGCGTTGCCTCCCTATTTTTctgcagttcatgatgtgtttcacgtctCTATGCTGAGGCAGTATATGGCAGACCCGACACATGTAGTTGACTTTAAGCCATTGCACATTAATGAGAACTTGAGTTACAAGGAGCAACCCGTTAAGATTTTGGCAAGAGATATCAAAATGCTTCGTAATAGAGGAATTGCgctggtcaaagttctttggcgaaaccacgGAGCTGAAGAGGCCACATGGAAGAGACAGGATGACATGAGGGCCTAG
- the LOC103485612 gene encoding protein ROH1 — protein MPATDYQGSSAAFTNIGRPVQGIRRDQLYAMDGSPTSPEQDLDFFQKQVADRFLDLASVGPDDLLSLSWVHKLLNSFLSCQEDFKLVLISHKSQISRPPLDRLVADYSERSVKALDVCNAIRDGIEQLRQWQKLLEIVLSALDNCNNQKTLGEGQFRRAKKALIDLAICMLDEKDSHTSALAHRNRSFGRNNASKDPRSLGHFRSLSWSVSRSWSAARQLQSIGNNLAAPKATELLTTNGLAVPVFTMNMVLLFVMWALVAAIPCQDRGLQVHFSLPRNFPWASPILQLHDRIVEESKKRDRRNSCGLLKEINQIEKCTRLMNDLADSAQFPLAEEKEAELRQRVQELTTVCDTLRTGLDSLERQVREVFHRIVRSRTEGLDSLGRANHSE, from the coding sequence ATGCCAGCTACGGATTACCAGGGTTCGTCGGCTGCTTTTACCAACATTGGCCGTCCGGTTCAAGGTATTCGCCGTGATCAGCTTTACGCTATGGATGGTTCTCCCACGTCTCCTGAGCAAGATCTTGATTTCTTTCAGAAACAAGTTGCTGACCGGTTTTTGGACCTAGCATCGGTTGGTCCTGATGACTTGCTTTCCCTATCATGGGTTCATAAGCTTTTGAATTCCTTCTTGTCTTGTCAGGAGGATTTTAAGCTTGTTCTCATCAGCCACAAATCTCAAATCTCTAGACCCCCTTTGGACCGTTTGGTTGCTGATTATTCGGAGAGAAGCGTTAAGGCGCTTGATGTTTGTAATGCGATTCGTGATGGGATTGAGCAGCTCCGGCAATGGCAAAAGCTTTTGGAGATTGTTCTTAGTGCGTTGGATAATTGTAATAATCAGAAAACTCTTGGTGAGGGGCAATTTCGTCGTGCTAAGAAGGCTCTTATTGACTTGGCTATTTGTATGTTGGATGAGAAAGATTCACATACCTCTGCTCTTGCTCATCGCAATCGTTCTTTCGGACGGAACAATGCCTCGAAGGATCCACGGTCGTTGGGTCACTTTCGATCGCTTTCGTGGAGCGTTTCGCGGTCGTGGTCGGCTGCGAGGCAGCTGCAATCGATTGGTAACAATTTAGCAGCCCCTAAAGCGACTGAGCTTTTGACTACAAATGGGCTTGCAGTTCCTGTATTTACAATGAACATGGTGTTGTTGTTTGTAATGTGGGCGTTGGTGGCAGCTATTCCTTGTCAGGATCGCGGCTTGCAGGTTCATTTCTCCTTGCCTCGAAATTTCCCGTGGGCTTCTCCAATCCTTCAACTCCATGATCGAATTGTGGAGGAGTCGAAGAAGCGAGATCGAAGAAATTCATGTGGGCTGTTGAAGGAGATTAATCAGATTGAGAAGTGTACGCGTCTCATGAATGATTTGGCAGATTCAGCTCAATTCCCATTGGCAGAGGAGAAAGAAGCAGAGCTGAGACAGAGAGTGCAAGAGCTAACCACAGTTTGTGATACTCTGAGGACTGGATTGGACTCGTTGGAGCGGCAAGTGAGGGAAGTTTTTCACAGGATTGTTCGTAGCAGGACtgaagggcttgattctttgGGACGAGCAAATCACTCTGAATAG
- the LOC127148598 gene encoding uncharacterized mitochondrial protein AtMg00820-like, producing MTNQAKAGIFKPKTLLSTSLIDWSLTKPTRVKDALTTPSWKQATDEEYIALVKNQTWHLVPPSSDLNVIGSKWIFRIKRNSYGTIQRYKARLIANGFHQNLGVDFFLVVKATTI from the coding sequence ATGACTAATCAGGCTAAAGCAGGTATATTCAAACCAAAAACCCTTCTCTCCACGTCCTTGATTGACTGGTCATTAACAAAACCGACGAGGGTTAAGGATGCTTTGACTACTCCCTCTTGGAAACAAGCGACAGATGAGGAGTATATTGCTCTTGTCAAAAATCAAACATGGCACCTAGTTCCACCATCTTCAGATTTGAATGTGATTGGCAGTAAGTGGATATTTCGAATTAAGAGGAACTCATATGGGACAATCCAACGGTATAAGGCACGACTTATTGCCAATGGATTTCATCAAAACCTGGGTGTTGATTTCTTTCTGGTCGTTAAAGCTACAACCATTTGA